A single Hippocampus zosterae strain Florida chromosome 19, ASM2543408v3, whole genome shotgun sequence DNA region contains:
- the LOC127592358 gene encoding adenosine 5'-monophosphoramidase HINT3-like, whose translation MASHDESCPFCLIANGQSDTEILQSVRQRSPFEARPAFALTRLCVLKDEELVCFRDVKPAADHHYLVIPRTHIDDCDALRAQHIPMVERMAEMGRGVLEKNKVRDLEDIRLGFHVPPFCSVPHLHLHALAPASKMNELTQRKYGSLSHWFIKVSERRSSGTQRAGALSRRYTRRLSGFAGGRRADSAQEARQNPLTFRPLCVQRSENARVAPSSFRGKISGKRQVGK comes from the exons ATGGCCAGCCACGATGAGTCGTGTCCCTTTTGCCTGATAGCCAATGGCCAAAGTGACACCGAAATCCTCCAGAGTGTAAGACAACGTTCTCCGTTCGAGGCTCGGCCTGCGTTCGCTTTGACTCGGTTGTGTGTATTGAAGGACGAGGAGCTGGTGTGCTTCCGGGACGTCAAACCggctgctgaccatcattacctGGTCATCCCCAGGACGCACATAGACGACTGCGACGCTCTGCGCGCGCAACACATTCCCATGG TGGAGCGAATGGCCGAGATGGGAAGGGGCGTGttggagaaaaataaagtgCGCGACCTGGAGGACATCAG GCTGGGCTTCCACGTGCCTCCGTTCTGCTCCGTGCCGCACTTGCACCTGCACGCCCTGGCGCCGGCCAGCAAGATGAACGAACTAACGCAGCGGAAATACGGCTCGCTGTCCCACTGGTTCATCAAGGTGAGCGAGCGCCGCAGTTCGGGGACCCAACGAGCGGGGGCGCTCTCTCGCCGCTACACACGGCGCCTCTCTGGTTTTGCAGGTGGACGACGCGCTGACTCGGCTCAGGAAGCGAGGCAGAATCCGCTGACCTTCCGCCCCCTCTGCGTTCAACGAAGTGAAAATGCACGCGTCGCGCCGAGCTCCTTTCGGGGGAAGATTTCTGGAAAAAGACAAGTTGGCAAATAA